The Nicotiana tomentosiformis chromosome 2, ASM39032v3, whole genome shotgun sequence genome includes the window ctgcaacctatcatccctgtctcctcaagaatgtctaaagcatattttctttgagaaataacaatacccgcgctagactgggcaacctcaatacctagaaagtacttcaatctgcctagatccttagtttggaagtgctggaagagatgctgcttcagattggtaatatcatcctgatcattgccagtaataacaatatcatcaacatagactaccaacatagactaccagataaatacagagacttgaagcagagtgccgataaaacacagagtgatcagcttcactacgaatcatgccaaactcctggataaccgtgtTGAACTTACCAAActaggctcgaggagactgctttagaccataaagtgaccgacgcaagcgacatacaaggccacgagactccccctgagcaacaaaaccaggtggttgctccatataaacctcatcctcaagatcaccgtgaagaaaggcatttttaatgtccagctgatagaggggccaatgacgaaccgcagccatggatagaaaaaggcggactgaagccactttagccacgggagagaaggtatcactgtaatcgagcccaaatatctgagtatatcctttggcaacaagacgggccttaagtcgatcaatctgtccatcgggaccaactttgactgcataaacccaacgacaaccaacagtagatttacctgagggaagaggaacaagctcccaagtaccacttgtatgtaaagcaggcatctcgtcactcatagcctgtcgccatcctgaatgagacaacgcttcacctgtagacttagggatagaaaccgAGGACAaaaaagatataaaagcataatggagagatgacagacgatgatagctcaaaccgaTATAATGAGGTTTAGGGGTAAGGgtggtccgtatacctttccgtagtgcaatcggtgtactaggagcagggtccgcagcaggagcatggtcaggacgagaaccagttgggcctgatggaagacgcaaacgacgatgataagtcaagagtggtgttcctgtggctggggaattagggggaacaacactagactcctcaacagttggtatggatgaaacctctatggtcgaaggtggaggaggagctatagtaaactcctcaaaggtcggtataggtaaaacctcagatatatcatggtggtcagcagaggtaaagaaaggtttagactcaaaaaatgtgacgtcagctgacataaggtacctacgaagatctggaggataacaacgatatcccttccgaacacgagaataaccaaggaagacacacttgagagcacgaggagctaacttatctttcccaggggctaagttatgaacaaaacacgtgctcccaaaaacacgaggtggaagagagtataagggtgactgggaaaacaatactgaatgcggaatctgattcttgatgggagatgaaggcatccgattaatcaaataacaagctatgagaactgcatcgccccaaaaacgcaacggaacacgagattcaattagaagtgtgcgagcagtctcaataaggtgcctattctttctctcagcaaccccattttgctgaggggtataaggacaagatgtctgatgaataatttcctgagaagtcataaactgctgaaattgagaagataaatattctaaggcattatcactgcgaaaaatgcgaatagaaacaccaaattggtttttgatttcagcacagaaactctggaatatagaaaataactcagaacaatctttcattaagaaaagccaagtacatcttgaataatcatcaatgaaactgacaaaataacgaaatccaaaggatgaactgactctactaggaccccatatatcagaatgaactaaggagaagacagaccctgcatgactctcaacactacgcgaaaaggaggctcgggtatgtttcccaagttgacacgactcacaatctaatgtagacaaactagataaactaggcaccatcttctgaagtttggataaactcggatgtcctaaacgtctgtggattagatctggaggatctgtaactagacatgttgtggaaggactgagtgagttaaggtagtaaaggccttctgattcacgtcctgtaccaattgtctgtcccgtactgcggtcctgcataataaaagaatcgtcaataaaatatataccacaatggagggcacgagtcaaacgactaacagatgcaagactaaaaggacagtcagggacataaagaacggaatctagggtgatagaagacaagggattagcttgtccaactccttttgccttagtttgacatccattggctaaagtaacagtgggaagagactgtgaatatacaatatttgacaaaagtgatatattaccagagatgtgatcagaagcgtcggagtccatgacccatgggccaagagtgctagactgggaaacacaagcaaaagaattaccagtaacagaagtatcagtctgagcaactgaggctacttgtggagatgtctgcttacttgctcgatactgaaggagctcattatattcttctttagataaagaaaatccttggttacctggagtctcggttctgagcaatgtaagcatttttgggtggacgaccatgtaaggaatagcacatttcacgagtgtgtccaagtttgtgacaataagaacacttgggtctagatcttccaaaacgacctcctcctcgtctatgctccatagtttgagatgcccgaacatccattgtctgggatgcaagaacagaggaatcaagtatctgtgatgagatcactggtggacttggtgctgcagcaaggcggagtaatcgagagaataattcatcaactgtcgggacagacggactagccaaaatctggtcgcgtactgaatcaagatcattaggaagtccagcgagggtaagaacgagaaacattttctgtcgctgctcttgttgtttttccacactagcagaaactggcatcaacttctcaaattcctccatgactgcctgtacttgacccaagtaagtagacatgtccaattcctgcttctttaaatttgtcatccgtgatatcacatcatagaagcgagatatgtcattagtgtataaggtgtgtgcctttgcccaaaccaaataacatgtctggaatggacgaaacaaaggcatcaacttggaatcaatagatcgccacaagatactatataactgagcatcgatttttgcccaaagtgctattgccttttcatttccatcgctagactgtttgattagatgatcttgaacaccttgacctctacaccataactcgacagatgaagcccaagctaagtagtttgaacctcccattaaaggttccgaggtaataatagcactagagcttccagaactcatgtttctagatccaaaagcatcaaatcccaaagacattgttgcaaattattaccaaataggagaaagaatcaactgtaatccactcaaacagtgtacggaaacacagaaacagaatactgaaatactgtagctgccggaatagtactgtagctgccggaaaaaactcaaaattgtcggaatgaaatgaaaacagtagaggtaggatcggaattaccaggcgacccaactgttctaaaggaagattttcaaaaaatggccggaagtggtcgtacgcgccggcgcgtgagctcacgcgcgtgagcttctggtggcgcgtggaggcgcgtgaggaggctgctgccggagtttttcactggggtttggtcgccggacagtgacgacttttgtggtagtgttggattttgcacaacactgacagaaatgaagcaggtagaaaacaaccttaaaaaagtactgatttctctttcccggaatcgctggaatttatgcacagcgatttctctttcccggaatcgctggaattttatgcacagcgataagtctctcacaattgctctgataccactgtgagaaggcacgggagaaaatatgttattgatattggatgaacaatacaatacaagaggtccttatttatagctatactatacaaggacatactactcttctaccaatgtgggacaatactatactatatacatgctgtaaactaacaAAATCTAATGTCTCGTGCCTATCCCTACAAAGATGATATGCAATCAACTCAACCTTGACTTTTGTAGGGCCTTTGACACAGCCAAGATGGAAGATCAAGAAGCCACCTagatgtgattttttttttttgggggggagaATCATAGCAGCCACAAATTTTGATCTTATACAAATTCTGATCATGGCGGTTTTTATTCGAAAAACAAAACAAAGTTCAAACATCAAATTGACCAGCTCCAGGATTTAGTAATCACTTGGCATCTGCTATGAGTTCGTTGAGTTTGTACCCCACTTATATGAATGGGAGTATGAATTCAGGAAAAGCTTCAGAATATACCTCATTATAAATGTTCATAATATCTGAATGAAGAGAAGCAGCTTCCATTGCTTGATATTCTAGTCTGTCACTTTCTTCAATTAGTGAACGATAAAGTAATCCCTTCTGCTCCTGCTGCTTGTCCGGTGTCAATTTGTTCACCCATAATACTGCTCGGTCAATTATTCTTTCATCAAAGCCCATTGATTTTGCAATATTTAAGGCATTCGATTCTCCCTTGCTTCCCCAAAGAATCCGATAGGTAGGCTGTAGAGTCTCCAAGGAAAACTCTGTTGCTGCAGTTTCAAACCGATTGTCCTTTTCTTTTAAGCGAGTTAAATCTGCATAGTGGGTAGTTATAACAGCTAAATTAACCCTGTCCTTGAGATATTGCAGAATGCTTTCTGAAAGTGCTACACCTTCTGAAGGATCGGTCCCACTTCCGATTTCATCAATAAGAACTAAAGATTCTCTAGAAGCGACTTCCAGAATCTCACGAAGCCGTGAAATGTGCCCACTAAAGGTTGACAGACTTTGTTCCAGAGACTTCAGCAGGCAAAATAAAAAAGTTCAATTTTGGCGcgaaagaaaaaaaacaagacAATGAAGAAGGAAAGGAAATCTCAACTGGGTTAAATTGAAAAAGATATGCAGCAGAGATGGGTGATAGAGGGAAGATGGGTGTATAGCAAAACCAAGTACCTGCTGGTCTCCTATGTCTGCCAGAATGAGATCAAACCATGGAAGCCGTGGTTGATTTTGGGCAGGCAAATACATACCGGCTTTCAACATCATAGAAGCCAGTCCTAGAGTCTTCATTGAAGCCGTTTTCCCTCCAGTATTAGGGCCCGAGATGACAACAACCTTTGTTCCATGACCAACTTTAATATCGATGGGCACAGGGAAATGTGCACTAGATTTTGTTTCAAAATTCATGACACCATTTCCCTGATCCAAATCAGGCGACCTTGGGAACACATCAGTGGACAAGTTTCTCAAAGAGGACTCAAGAAGCAATGGATGCCGTATCCCTTCTACATCTATAGATAAAAGTTCAGATTGGGAATTGTTACAATTTCTTGAACTTAAAGCTGGACAGGCACCACCTATCCATTGAGCATGAGCAGCTCTTGCAAATGCAAGATCAATTTCCAATATTCTATCTAATAAGTGTTTTATTTTCATATTAGATTCAGCTATTTCCGATGTAAGCAAACTCAAAATTGTTTGCTCCTCAATCCTCTCAGAACTAGAAAGCTTAACTTCCATGTTGTTCAACTCAACTGCCTCTTTAGGTTCCATGAAATATGTAGATCCACTACTGCTCGTATCTAGGATTACGGCATTAGGAAGCAAAGATCTATGGGAAGCTCTGACAGCAACACACAGTCTTGAACGGCGCTTGGTTACTAAAGGTCTGTCAAATCCCCCACCCTGAAAAACTTGAGTTGATAATTGCTTCAACAATGATTCTAGATTTCCCATGTTCCGTTTTCTCTCAGACCTTATAATTTCCAAATCTTCACTAGCTCTGTCAAGGATTGCTGAAAAGCTGCAATCAAtacagaattctattttttgctccaattccacaagaaaatcacaattgTGAAGAATTTCCTTCAGAGGAGAGTACCTGTTTGAACATAATTAGACATTCTAATGAAACTGCTCAATACTATTTAAATGGCACTTCATGAGAATCCATCACTACCACATGAGACAAGCTTCGCCATTTTGAGTTAACTGCAATTGGGAGTAGGAAGGCATTCTCAGAAGGCATAGAAAATAAAGGGCAAGCACACTCTACGTGAATTCATCTTTGGATTTAACTTTATAAGAACTCATATTCATAATCAAGAAATTCTTGGGTTTCAAacatcattttttttaaaaagggaaaaaatgaaCCACCAATACAAAAGGAAAGAACTTTTTGTTTACTTTAATATCCGAAATTCAATGGTCCGAGTGTCCGACTAGTTCGAATTTTCATTGAGGAGGAGTGAAACACTCCTTCCGAAAAGATTCTCAATTTTCAGTTTTCAGACGAGACTTTTAATTAAGAGCGAAAAGATATCATGCAATGATGTGAGAAACATGAgccaaaaaaatcaaaaaaaataattaaaaaaaatccgTATGTCAATAGTTAAGTGGAGTATCAAATACAGCAATACACCTGTCAGAAAAATCACTCAGCGAAGCAATTTCCTCCAACTGTTGGAGCAAAAGCCTCGCCGCTCCCAAGGTCCGTTTCACAGAGCAAAGCTCACGAATTGAGAGTACTCCGCCGGCAATGGAAGCATTAACAATAGGGGAAACATCCTCAATTCCGGAGAAATCCAACGGCCGAGGAACTGCCACGGCGGCGGAGGTCTGAGAGAGGAGTTTCCCGCTCTCTTCAGGAGTTTTACCCACCGGAATCAGAGCAGATTGTGCGGCAGCGAAGCCCATGGATGTGGAAGTGAAGGCGGAGAGCTGGCGACAGACGGCGGGCCATTCTAGAAGCTTCAGGGTCTCGGATTGGAGTGACTCGGCGAGTTTGACTCTGTGAGTTGACTCGGATGAGAAGCGGACGGAGAACCGAGTTGCACGAGGGTTGTAGAGCGAGGTATGACGTGGAGGAAGATGATTGGTGAGGAGAGTGTTGTTGAATTTGCAGTTTAAGAGGTTCATTGAAGATTGAGTtttgaattgtttttttttttttttgctgagtTATGTGTGTTGTGTTATCCAGTTGCTCTAAAATGGAGGGAAGGCTGGGTTTGGATCTTCTGTGTTTAGATACACAGCGGTACTGTGAgttatcaatttttttttttcccgtaggcttctttcttctttttttccttttctttttctttttaatatcTGGTGTACAAGTTGGCGCATGAATGGAAAAACACTTATTCAACTTAGTTTTTTACATTAAATTATAAGTATTAATTTAGATGATTATGTGATCAAATTGAGGTGAGAAGGTATATAATTAATTAAGATTAAATGAtatgatgcatataaatattatgTATTTTATTGAATTGATGTAAATATGAGTTAATTTTTTTCATCCATGAATAACGGAGAAAGAGAATGTAGAAAACATGAGCACCTTTGAGAATATCACTTCTATATTAGGTTACATGTCCAACTTCTTTTAAGCATTTCTCTTCTTTTGAATTTAATTCATAAAATTAACGAATTTGATAACTTTTTTACATTTAATTAGTATACACTTTCTTCTTGAGCACTTTTGTACAAGTGAAACTAACTCTTTTGTCGAGGTGTTGAAGTACATGTGCGGGTAAATTTTGGTATGGACGAAATCCTACACTTATATTATGTGGCGGATCTAGTATTCTAATACTCGGTTCGAATGAACCCATAATTTTTTATGTGCAACATAGAATCATATATAAAAATCTATTAAAACTGGAATAGATAGTAGATATAAATGTatctatttatatttatatatatctatatctatctatctatctatattattataaaagcacgaatgttaGGAAGCTAAATGTTGAGAGACGAAAATATCCCCGATAAATTGATCGACCTTTTTGCCCTTTAAAGTTAATATTTTCGTTTTGTAGCAATTTAATGATGggtataaatataattttgggttatgaCTATGTAACCTTTTTTCTGTTGGGACTCAATctattctaaaatataaaattttacttCAAAGAAACAATTCCATAATTGGATAAAATACTCCTTTATACCATCCTAATCATAATTTGATTTCTACTACCAAATACCAATTGCCTTTGAACTCTAAGAAATCAACCCGTTCAAACCAAAATAAAACAAGACAAAAAATTTCTCCAAGCTATATTTATTACTCAATTTATAATCTAACCATAATAAGCACAAAATCTAATACGCTTGGCTTAATCgttatttgtttatttatttttaaaatttaaaatgacAATATTTTACttcaataaaattaaattatgaaAATCGAGATCAAACACCGTAGGAATATAACtatgtttaatttaatttttGACATTATTGTTCATTTATTGCGATTAGTGTTGTGAACAAATGAATggaaatatataaaattaatattgGAGTGAAAGAAAGTCAAAAAAATCAAACAGTTATAATACATTGCAAATGAATCAAAATCAAATTTTGATGTAAGAAATATATTTTACAAATCAAAATTTTGATTGTACAGCTTTAGGACGTTATTTAAAACTTTGTGAACTATTTctgaaaaaatatgaaataaatattttagaaaaattCAATTGCTCTATATTCATATTGCTCTAATTTTGTCTTATAATAGTCTTTTTGCattaaaaaaaaggaaattgatctgtttttggtaattaaatttattttattaatcaCCATAAAAAAATACATAACCATAGCTAAGCGATCACAACTTTTATCCAAACTACTCAAATAGCATCCCTAACAGAAAGCTATTGCTAAAACATAAGTTGTTGTACTATGTTCCTAACTCCATGTGGAGCTCTAAGATTACAAATATAGGCAATTTCTCTGGCAATACTATCCAGCTTCTGCTCTTTTGTTCAAAGGTTCGTTGGTTTTTTTCAATGTATATCGCATGCACACGTTCTGAAATTGATCTTTTTATATGTTATATAGGAATATTACTTCTAGACTATTATGAGTAGATTAtgtttattttattctttctATAATACTATTTGTAACAACTCTTTTTTATATCAAAAGGACAAAAAAGATGCCAACAATATAATAGAGTGGTGGTGCTAAATATTGAAGCAGAATTAGTTATTTGGGACGAAATACTTATGGGGAACCTTATATAAAATTTAACTTTTACCACAGAAAATGAATGATATCCTCTTAAATTTGTCTGAAAATAACACATAGTCAAATATTTTTAAGTGTTGGACTATATTTGATGCAACATATTTTATTACATTGACTATTATATGTCGCATTTTCAAAAAGAATATCAATATCGACAATAAGAGTTTCAATCATAACAAGCAGCCAAAGTATCATAAGGGAACAAACCCAAAAATATCGTATATAAAAAAGTATAAGGTAAGATACGATTATATTTTTTATGTCTATACTATTAATACATATATCATTTGCAAGTTCAGACGTGATgtcgaattattttaaattcaagtataATGTAAGTGTAATAACATTTGAAGATTGTTACATTTTCTTTCACATCAACTGATGCAttcatatatataatattttaggtAAACTTAACTTTTGGTtccttaatatatataaataattaattgagaATTTACGTGAAAAGTATGAATATCAAAATTTTAGCGCTCGAAAATTAACGTGCAATTGTTatcgtgcaacgcacgttcatagaaaCTAGTACTATAATAAAAGCACGAAACTCCTTAACggaatgtcgttcgccttttttaccctttaaaaataaatttcacatgtgaaaaaactataatttaagttactttcctaatatttagtaATTTggaatcaactaaaattttagttttataaATCTTTCCTAATTAAACCAGGTaggaagtcctaatatttagaattCTAGAACAACTAAAAAGTTTCCCTTTATATGATAAAATCCGGTTAACTATAgttctgttataaaataaaaactgtaaagtaaagacaattatagagagaaactaatatattattcaaacttcaaacttatgtatataatgaactgaaaactcctctatttatagaagaaaggaaacagttgcgagacttttcaggaagcagctgcaaggcttttctttagctgcttgtaagctgtctgcatgagctgcttgcaatctgcctgtttaataagaa containing:
- the LOC104092013 gene encoding uncharacterized protein isoform X2, with the protein product MNLLNCKFNNTLLTNHLPPRHTSLYNPRATRFSVRFSSESTHRVKLAESLQSETLKLLEWPAVCRQLSAFTSTSMGFAAAQSALIPVGKTPEESGKLLSQTSAAVAVPRPLDFSGIEDVSPIVNASIAGGVLSIRELCSVKRTLGAARLLLQQLEEIASLSDFSDRYSPLKEILHNCDFLVELEQKIEFCIDCSFSAILDRASEDLEIIRSERKRNMGNLESLLKQLSTQVFQGGGFDRPLVTKRRSRLCVAVRASHRSLLPNAVILDTSSSGSTYFMEPKEAVELNNMEVKLSSSERIEEQTILSLLTSEIAESNMKIKHLLDRILEIDLAFARAAHAQWIGGACPALSSRNCNNSQSELLSIDVEGIRHPLLLESSLRNLSTDVFPRSPDLDQGNGVMNFETKSSAHFPVPIDIKVGHGTKVVVISGPNTGGKTASMKTLGLASMMLKAGMYLPAQNQPRLPWFDLILADIGDQQSLEQSLSTFSGHISRLREILEVASRESLVLIDEIGSGTDPSEGVALSESILQYLKDRVNLAVITTHYADLTRLKEKDNRFETAATEFSLETLQPTYRILWGSKGESNALNIAKSMGFDERIIDRAVLWVNKLTPDKQQEQKGLLYRSLIEESDRLEYQAMEAASLHSDIMNIYNEINKEAQDLEGREEAIKAKETHEIQQEVRTVKNEIHTIVEKFESQLRNASADEINPLVKKAESAIASIVEAHQPSKDSLFREIGQSLYTPQIGEQVYVKAFGNKLATVVEEPGDDDSILVQYGKIRVRVGKRSVRPIPPDASSGAAVLKTQRIKSLRDLGSLAEAGKNQQDSYGPVLQTSKNTIDLRGLRVEDASHQLNMAIDSRAPNSVLFVIHGMGTGVVKESAHKLLRDHPRVVKFEQESPMNYGCTVAYIK
- the LOC104092013 gene encoding uncharacterized protein isoform X1, whose protein sequence is MNLLNCKFNNTLLTNHLPPRHTSLYNPRATRFSVRFSSESTHRVKLAESLQSETLKLLEWPAVCRQLSAFTSTSMGFAAAQSALIPVGKTPEESGKLLSQTSAAVAVPRPLDFSGIEDVSPIVNASIAGGVLSIRELCSVKRTLGAARLLLQQLEEIASLSDFSDRYSPLKEILHNCDFLVELEQKIEFCIDCSFSAILDRASEDLEIIRSERKRNMGNLESLLKQLSTQVFQGGGFDRPLVTKRRSRLCVAVRASHRSLLPNAVILDTSSSGSTYFMEPKEAVELNNMEVKLSSSERIEEQTILSLLTSEIAESNMKIKHLLDRILEIDLAFARAAHAQWIGGACPALSSRNCNNSQSELLSIDVEGIRHPLLLESSLRNLSTDVFPRSPDLDQGNGVMNFETKSSAHFPVPIDIKVGHGTKVVVISGPNTGGKTASMKTLGLASMMLKAGMYLPAQNQPRLPWFDLILADIGDQQSLEQSLSTFSGHISRLREILEVASRESLVLIDEIGSGTDPSEGVALSESILQYLKDRVNLAVITTHYADLTRLKEKDNRFETAATEFSLETLQPTYRILWGSKGESNALNIAKSMGFDERIIDRAVLWVNKLTPDKQQEQKGLLYRSLIEESDRLEYQAMEAASLHSDIMNIYNEINKEAQDLEGREEAIKAKETHEIQQEVRTVKNEIHTIVEKFESQLRNASADEINPLVKKAESAIASIVEAHQPSKDSLFREIGQSLYTPQIGEQVYVKAFGNKLATVVEEPGDDDSILVQYGKIRVRVGKRSVRPIPPDASSGAAVLKTQVQRIKSLRDLGSLAEAGKNQQDSYGPVLQTSKNTIDLRGLRVEDASHQLNMAIDSRAPNSVLFVIHGMGTGVVKESAHKLLRDHPRVVKFEQESPMNYGCTVAYIK